The region GGGGCTCGGCACGAGCGTCGACTCGATGCCGAGCTCGCCGAGCCGCGCGGCGACGTGCTCGATGAGCGGCAGGTTGGAGTCGCGGCTCGTGGTGTCGAATCGGAGCAGTCGCAGGGTCTCGGCCATGGTCGCGGCGGATGCGGAGGGCACGGTGAACACGTCCTGACGGTCGGCGGTGGGGATGGGTCGATCCTCGCAGGTGTCCCCCGATCGCGCCCGCATGGGCGCCCGCCGTGGGCGGCCCGGCGGTAGACTGGCGCGGTGACCACCCCCGCGAGCGACGCCGTCGCAGAGCTGACCTATGAGCAGGCCCGCGACGAGCTCGTGCGCGTCGTGCAGGCGCTCGAGTCGGGCGGGGCGTCGCTCGAGGAGTCGCTCGCGCTCTGGGAGCGCGGCAACGCGCTCGCCGACCGCTGCGAGCAGTGGCTGCAGGGGGCGAAGGCGCGGCTCGACGCCGCGCGCGCCGCAGGGTCGCCGGCCGCCGAGGGGGCCGCCGAGGCATGAGCCCGAAGCAGCCCAGGATCGTCGCGGAGCTCGGCCGCCCCGAGACGCCTGAGGAGACGGCCGCGCGCAAGGCGGCCGCGTCGAGGCGGCACCGCGAGAACCAGACCTTCTCGAACCTCCTCGTCGCGATCGCCGCGTGCCTCGGCGTCGTGCTCGTCATGGTGCTCGTCGTGCTGCGGCCATCGCCGCCGCCCCGCGAGCCCGTCGACGTCGCCGCCGCTGCCGCCTCGGCCGAGGCGAGCGTCGGTGCGACGCTCATCGCGCCGGTGCTGCCGGAGGGCTTCGACTCGAACGCGGCCGAGATCCGCGTCGGCGCCGACGGCGTCACGACCTGGTATGCCGGCTACGTGACGCCCGCCGAGCAGTTCGTCTCGTTCACGCAGGCGCTCGACGCCAATCCGACGTGGCTGCTCACCGCGACCGACGGTGCCCCGCAGACGGGCGAGCGCACGGTCGGCGGGCTCACGTGGACCGAGCACGACCAGCGCGACGCCGACGACCCAGGGAACTTCGCGTTCGTGCTCACGACCGAGCACGACGCATCCACCGTCGTCATCGCCGGCACCGCCGCCGACGACGAGATCCAGGCGTTCGCCGAGGCTGTGAGCGCTTCGCTCACGGCCGGCGAGTGACGCGAGAACCGAGCCCGGCAGGGCGAACCCGAGTGAGAGGCACAGCGCAGTGAACGACGTCGAGTACCGGATCGAGCACGACACGATGGGCGAGGTGCGGGTGCCGAAGCACGCGCTCTACGCCGCGCAGACGCAGCGCGCGGTCGAGAACTTCCCCATCTCGGGCTCGGGGCTGGAGCCCGCCCAGATCGTCGCGCTCGCGCGCATCAAGCGCGCCGCCGCGATCGCGAACCGCGACCTCGGGATCCTCGAGGCCTCGATCGCCGATGCGATCGTCGCGGCGGCCGACGAGGTCATCGGCGGCGCGCACCACGACCAGTTCCCGGTCGACACCTACCAGACGGGCTCCGGCACCTCCTCCAACATGAACATGAACGAGGTGCTCGCGAACCTCGCGTCGAAGCACCGCGGCGAGGGCGTGCACCCGAACGACCACGTCAACGCGTCGCAGTCGTCGAACGACGTCTTCCCGACCTCGGTGCACATCGCCGTCACCGGCGCGCTCGTCGAGCAGGCGATCCCCGCGCTCGAGCACCTCGCCGAGGCGCTCGAGGAGAAGGCTGCGCTGTGGGCCGACGCCGTCAAGCCCGGCCGCACGCACCTCATGGACGCGACGCCCGTCACGCTCGGCCAGGAGTTCGGCGGCTACGCCGCGCAGATCCGCTACGGCATCGAGCGCATCGAGGCGGCGCTCCCCCGCGTCGCCGAGGTGCCGCAGGGCGGCACGGCCGTCGGCACCGGCATCAACACGCCGCTCGGCTTCCCCGAGAAGGTCATCGCCGAGATCGCCGCCTCGAGCGGGCTGCCGATCACCGAGGCTCGCAACCACTTCGAGGCGCAGGCGAACCGCGACGGCCTCGTCGAGGCATCCGGCGCCCTCCGCACGATCGCGGTCTCGCTCACGAAGATCAACAACGACCTGCGATGGATGGGCTCGGGCCCCAACACGGGCCTCGGCGAGGTCGCGATCCCTGACCTGCAGCCGGGCTCGTCGATCATGCCGGGCAAGGTCAACCCCGTCGTGCCGGAGGCCGTGCTCATGGTCGCCTCGCGCGTCATCGGCAACGACGCGACGATCGCGTGGGCAGGCGCGTCGGGCTCGTTCGAGCTCAACGTGCAGATCCCGGTGATGGGCACGGCGCTGCTCGAGTCGATCCGGCTGCTCTCGAACGCCTCGCGCGTGCTCGCCGACAAGACGATCGCGGGCCTCGAGGCGAACCTCGAGCGCGCCGCCGCGCTCGCGGGCATGAGCCCGTCGATCGTCACGCCGCTCAACCGCCTCATCGGCTACGAGGCCGCCGCGAAGATCGCGAAGCACTCGGTCAAGGAGGGCATCACGGTGCGCGAGGCGGTCATCGACCTCGGCTACGTCGAGCGCGGCGAGCTCACCGAGGCCGACCTCGACAAGGCGCTCGACCTGCTCTCGATGACGCACCCGGGCGTCGCGAAGTAGCCCACCCGGTCACCGAACTTCCCCGAACCGCGCGGTTCGAGCCTCGAGACCCGCGGTTCGGGGAAGTTCGCCGTTGCGGGGGCGGTGGGGCTACCAGCGGCGAGCGTCGCCCGCGCCGGCGTAGTCGGGCCAGGGCAGCTCGATCGGCGGCTCGAAGTCGGCGGGCAGGAGCGGCGGCATCGGTTCGGCCGCGACGCGCTCCTCGAACTCGGCCTTCGCCGCCGCGAGCAGCTCGGGTCGCGTCAGGAGGTCGAGGAAGGTGCCGGCGACCGTCTTGCCGGCGGTCACGATCGTCGGCGCGATCGTCGCGGGGATGCCGCCGAGCGCGTTCATGACCCACGCGGGGTACGGGCCCGCGCCCTCGACGGGCTGCAGCGCGGGCCGGGAGACGTAGAAGCGCACGAGCGGCGCGTAGTGCGACATCTCGACGTAGTCGTCGCTCGTCCAGTTGCGCTGCCACGCCGGCATGTGCTCGCGGAGCAGCCGCTCCGCCTCCTGCGGCGCGATGAGCCGCTCGGTCTCGGCGAGGAACGGCCGCTCGCTCGGCTCGAGGCCGAGGCTCCGCTGGATCTCCTGCGCGACCTCGATCGCCTCGGCGCCGTAGCTCGGCGCGCCGACCTCCTCGAGGTTGGCGTAGAGCACCTCGGCCATCGCGTGGTTCGTGCGGCCCGGGCGGCTGCGCGCGACCCAGCGCTCCTCGACCTCGCAGTGGCCCATCATCGCCGCGGCCTGCGCGTTGCGGTCGAGCACGGCGAGGATGTGCTCCGCCATCTCGACGTCGGGCGTGCGCCACGAGAGCTGCAGGCGGGCGACGCGCTGCGGCAGGTTGTCGGCGGTCGCCTGGCCGTCCGTGAGGATCGCGTCGGAGAAGCTCCAGCCGCCCGTCGCGGGCAGCATCGAGTCGAGCATCGTGCGCGAGGCGGTGTACATCTGCATGAGCGCGACGTTCGCGCCCGGCGCCCGCGCCGCGGAGTGCGAGGCGGGGATGGGCGAGTTCGGATCGGCGCTCGAGCGCTGCCACGACTCGGGGTGGTCGCACACGAAGGAGTAGACCTTCGAGTAGTACGCGCCGCACTGCGTGTCCCACCGCGCGGTGTTGCACAGCGGCAGCATGTAGAAGGGGTGGAACGAGACGATGGCGTCGGCGTCGTCGTAGTAGCCGCGCAGGCCGTGCACGACCTTCGAGCCGTGCATCTTCTCGGCGGGCTCGCCCGTGTAGTGGAGCGTGCCGCCGATGCCGTGCTGCTGCATCGCGTGCTTCGTCGCGAGCACGCCGGCGAGGGTCGAGATGCCGAGCGCCGAGTGCGGGTCGGTGTGGCCCGGCGCGAACCGCGAGAGGCCCTCGCGCGGCTCCTCGCTCGTCGAGGCCGCCTGGCTGTTGCCCGGCACGGCGTCGTACTCCGCGTAGGTGAGGAGCGTCGGGCCGTCGCCGTTCGACCAGCGGGCGCTGAAGGCGGTCGGCATGCCGGCCGAGCCGTCCTCGACCTCGAAGCCCTCGGCCCGGAGCAGCTCGACGTACCAGCGCTGCGAGCGGTACTCGCGCCACGCGGGCTCCGCGAGCTCCCAGATGCGGGTGTGCCACGCGGTGAGCTGCTCGAGGTGCTCGTCGATCCACGCCTGCGCGGTCGCCTTCGCCTCGGCGGTCAGCTGCGTCATTCCGTCTCCCCTGCGATGTCGGCCGGACCGGCGTCGAACCCTGCCTGCTCGATGTGGATGAGCTGCAGCCCGCCCGCGGCGACGGCCGCGTCGACGGCCTCGCCGAGCCCCGCAGCGTCGGTGACCCGACGGCCCGTGCCGCCGAACGCATCCGCGAGCCTCGCCCAGTCGGGCTGCGCGAGGTCGACGCCGACGGGCGCGATGCCCGCGTCGAGCTCGTTCTGCTTGATCTCGGCGTAGCCGCCGTTGTCGACGACGATGACCGTGACGTCGAGCCGCTGCTCGACGATCGTCATGAGCTCCTGCACCGAGAACATGAGGGCACCGTCGCCGACGACCGCGAAGGTCGGCCGCTCGGGGCTCGCGACGCGGGCGCCGAGCGCGGCGGGGAGGCCGTAGCCGAGCGTCGCGTAGGTCGCCATGTAGAGCGCGGTGCCGGGCTCGCGCACGCGCAGCGCGTTGACGAGGCCCCAGTAGGCGATCTGCGAGGAGTCGGTCGCGACGATCGCGTCGGCGGGGAGCGCCGCGGCGATCGCCTCGGCGATCGCGGCGTTCTCGGGCGAGAGCTCGGCCGACTCGGCGCGCACGCGCTCGAGCGTCGCCGCGACCTCCGCGGCCGCGTCGCGCGGCTCGCCCTCGCCGAGCTCGGCGACGAGGGCCGCGAGCACGGCGCGCGCGTCGCCGACGAGGCCGACCTCGGCCTCCTGGTTGCGCTGCAGCTGCGACTCGAGCACGTCGACGCGGATGACGCGCCCGCGCGCCTCGAGCCGGTCGACCCACAGCTCGGCCTCGCCGAGCTTCGAGCCGACGACGAGCAGCACGTCGGCGTCGCGGGCCCGGTCGCGGGCCGCGGCGAGGCGGAGGTTCGCACCGAGCGAGAGCTCGTGGTGCTCGTCGAGCACACCCTTGCCGTTGAGCGTCGTCACGACGGGTGCGCCGAGCCGCTCGGCGAGGGTGCGCAGCTCGTCGCGCGCGCCGCGCGAGCCGCCGCCCGCGAGGATGACGGGATCGGCCGCGCCGCGCAGCAGCGCGGCGGCGGCCGCGACGAGGCCCGCGTCGACCGCGGGGAGGGGCGCGGGCTCGCGCGCCGCGAGGTCGCTCTCGGGCAGCCCGGCTTCCTCCGAGAGCAGGTCGAGCGGCAGCTCGAGGTAGACGGGCCGGGGCCGGCCGGTCGCGAAGCGCGCGAACGCGTCGTGCACCGCCTCGACGGCCTCGGCTGCCGACTGGGCGCGGCTGGCCCGCTCGACGATCGCGCTCGCAGCGCCGAGCTGGTCCTTCGTCTCGTGCAGCGTGCCCGCGTCGGCGAACTCGCGGCCGCGCTCGGGGCCGGGCGCGAGGAGGATCATCGGGCGCGACTCGGCGAACGCCGTGCCGGCGGCCGAGAGCGCGTTCAGCAGCCCCGGTCCGCTCGTCGTGATGACGACGCCGGGAAGCCCCGTGCGCTGCGACCAGCCGTCGGCCGCGTAGCCCGCGCCCTGCTCGTGCCTCGTCGTGACGGGGCGGATGCCGAGCTCGGCGAGCGGCCGGTAGAGCTCGAGGTTGTGCGTGCCGGGGATGCCGAAGACGGTGTCGACGCCGTAGGCGCGCAACGTCGCCATGACGGCGTGGCCGACCGTGCTCACGGCTGCTCCGTCGAGAAC is a window of Agrococcus sp. Marseille-Q4369 DNA encoding:
- a CDS encoding exodeoxyribonuclease VII small subunit, with product MTTPASDAVAELTYEQARDELVRVVQALESGGASLEESLALWERGNALADRCEQWLQGAKARLDAARAAGSPAAEGAAEA
- a CDS encoding DUF4245 family protein, with the translated sequence MSPKQPRIVAELGRPETPEETAARKAAASRRHRENQTFSNLLVAIAACLGVVLVMVLVVLRPSPPPREPVDVAAAAASAEASVGATLIAPVLPEGFDSNAAEIRVGADGVTTWYAGYVTPAEQFVSFTQALDANPTWLLTATDGAPQTGERTVGGLTWTEHDQRDADDPGNFAFVLTTEHDASTVVIAGTAADDEIQAFAEAVSASLTAGE
- a CDS encoding class II fumarate hydratase, with translation MNDVEYRIEHDTMGEVRVPKHALYAAQTQRAVENFPISGSGLEPAQIVALARIKRAAAIANRDLGILEASIADAIVAAADEVIGGAHHDQFPVDTYQTGSGTSSNMNMNEVLANLASKHRGEGVHPNDHVNASQSSNDVFPTSVHIAVTGALVEQAIPALEHLAEALEEKAALWADAVKPGRTHLMDATPVTLGQEFGGYAAQIRYGIERIEAALPRVAEVPQGGTAVGTGINTPLGFPEKVIAEIAASSGLPITEARNHFEAQANRDGLVEASGALRTIAVSLTKINNDLRWMGSGPNTGLGEVAIPDLQPGSSIMPGKVNPVVPEAVLMVASRVIGNDATIAWAGASGSFELNVQIPVMGTALLESIRLLSNASRVLADKTIAGLEANLERAAALAGMSPSIVTPLNRLIGYEAAAKIAKHSVKEGITVREAVIDLGYVERGELTEADLDKALDLLSMTHPGVAK
- a CDS encoding amidohydrolase — its product is MTQLTAEAKATAQAWIDEHLEQLTAWHTRIWELAEPAWREYRSQRWYVELLRAEGFEVEDGSAGMPTAFSARWSNGDGPTLLTYAEYDAVPGNSQAASTSEEPREGLSRFAPGHTDPHSALGISTLAGVLATKHAMQQHGIGGTLHYTGEPAEKMHGSKVVHGLRGYYDDADAIVSFHPFYMLPLCNTARWDTQCGAYYSKVYSFVCDHPESWQRSSADPNSPIPASHSAARAPGANVALMQMYTASRTMLDSMLPATGGWSFSDAILTDGQATADNLPQRVARLQLSWRTPDVEMAEHILAVLDRNAQAAAMMGHCEVEERWVARSRPGRTNHAMAEVLYANLEEVGAPSYGAEAIEVAQEIQRSLGLEPSERPFLAETERLIAPQEAERLLREHMPAWQRNWTSDDYVEMSHYAPLVRFYVSRPALQPVEGAGPYPAWVMNALGGIPATIAPTIVTAGKTVAGTFLDLLTRPELLAAAKAEFEERVAAEPMPPLLPADFEPPIELPWPDYAGAGDARRW
- a CDS encoding thiamine pyrophosphate-binding protein, with amino-acid sequence MSTVGHAVMATLRAYGVDTVFGIPGTHNLELYRPLAELGIRPVTTRHEQGAGYAADGWSQRTGLPGVVITTSGPGLLNALSAAGTAFAESRPMILLAPGPERGREFADAGTLHETKDQLGAASAIVERASRAQSAAEAVEAVHDAFARFATGRPRPVYLELPLDLLSEEAGLPESDLAAREPAPLPAVDAGLVAAAAALLRGAADPVILAGGGSRGARDELRTLAERLGAPVVTTLNGKGVLDEHHELSLGANLRLAAARDRARDADVLLVVGSKLGEAELWVDRLEARGRVIRVDVLESQLQRNQEAEVGLVGDARAVLAALVAELGEGEPRDAAAEVAATLERVRAESAELSPENAAIAEAIAAALPADAIVATDSSQIAYWGLVNALRVREPGTALYMATYATLGYGLPAALGARVASPERPTFAVVGDGALMFSVQELMTIVEQRLDVTVIVVDNGGYAEIKQNELDAGIAPVGVDLAQPDWARLADAFGGTGRRVTDAAGLGEAVDAAVAAGGLQLIHIEQAGFDAGPADIAGETE